The Diaphorobacter ruginosibacter genome contains a region encoding:
- a CDS encoding GntR family transcriptional regulator: MKKATAAQGSTDLPSSRSAKQREPASVEEITERVLGAIWENQLPPGTKLVEEKLAAVFHVSRTKVRLALARLAHDGILTVEPNRGTFVSSPTVEEARQVLATRRLIEPCLLRELSTRLRAEHLESLRRNIALEQQARAKNERRATIRHSGEFHVRIAEMSENAYLTKYMRELCSLTCLVIALYDAPGEPSCPDHEHEAILDALEAGEVDRACAMMVEHLNHVENALRLEMPEEPEVDFAAIFA; this comes from the coding sequence ATGAAGAAAGCAACCGCTGCCCAGGGATCGACAGACTTGCCGTCCTCCAGAAGCGCCAAGCAGCGCGAACCTGCATCCGTGGAGGAGATCACGGAGCGGGTGCTTGGCGCGATCTGGGAGAACCAGCTTCCGCCGGGAACCAAGCTGGTGGAGGAGAAGCTTGCCGCGGTGTTCCACGTCAGCCGCACCAAGGTCCGGCTGGCGCTGGCGCGGCTCGCCCATGACGGCATCCTCACCGTGGAGCCCAACCGCGGCACCTTCGTATCGAGCCCGACGGTGGAGGAGGCCAGGCAGGTGCTGGCGACGCGTCGCCTGATCGAGCCCTGCCTGCTGCGGGAGCTCTCCACGCGGTTGCGTGCCGAGCACCTGGAAAGCCTGCGCAGGAACATCGCGCTGGAACAGCAGGCGCGTGCCAAGAATGAGCGTCGGGCGACGATCCGCCATTCCGGCGAATTCCATGTCCGTATCGCGGAGATGTCCGAAAACGCTTACCTGACCAAGTACATGCGCGAGCTGTGTTCGCTGACCTGTCTGGTGATTGCCCTGTATGACGCACCCGGTGAGCCGTCATGCCCGGACCATGAGCATGAAGCGATCCTGGACGCGCTGGAGGCCGGAGAGGTGGATCGCGCCTGCGCCATGATGGTCGAGCACCTGAACCACGTCGAGAACGCCTTGCGGCTGGAGATGCCCGAAGAGCCTGAAGTGGACTTCGCAGCCATTTTTGCCTAG
- a CDS encoding MFS transporter, translating to MQTTISGSAATPAVPTNSVRKVAAASLAGTTLEFYDHFIYGTAAALVFPRLFFPQGDPLVSTLLSFASYGVAFVARPMGAAIFGHFGDKIGRKSILFVTLMMMGLATFGIGLLPGYETLGILAPILLVLLRIIQGTALGGEWGGATIMVNELDPTGKRRGLLGSVVQMAAPIGLLLANGVFAVVTKQLSDEQFLSWGWRIPFLMSSLLVIIGLYIRAQVNESALFEKLEAKGEESPAPIKELLTHYKRKLLIGFGARLGGDISFYVFTLFLLYYVPTKLGLPKDVALYGVLAGAVAQIIFIPIAGWLCDRLGRRPVLMFGGLGGAAWTFAFFALIETRNPTLIVLAAFVGMGFVSFMFSPLASFLPELFATRVRVTGASLGFQFAGVFGGALAPIICTSLLAAYSSTFPVAIYCAVACALIAVAAWSARETARAHLNEIDSR from the coding sequence ATGCAAACCACCATCAGTGGGTCGGCCGCCACGCCAGCGGTTCCCACCAACTCGGTCAGAAAGGTGGCTGCCGCCAGCCTCGCGGGCACCACCCTGGAGTTCTACGACCACTTCATCTACGGCACGGCAGCCGCGCTGGTCTTTCCAAGGCTCTTCTTTCCGCAGGGGGACCCGCTGGTCTCCACCCTGCTCTCCTTCGCAAGCTACGGCGTCGCGTTCGTGGCCCGACCCATGGGGGCCGCCATCTTCGGCCACTTCGGCGACAAGATCGGCCGCAAATCCATCCTCTTCGTCACCTTGATGATGATGGGCCTCGCCACCTTCGGCATCGGCCTGCTGCCAGGCTATGAAACCCTGGGCATCCTCGCGCCCATCCTGCTCGTCCTGCTGCGCATCATCCAGGGCACAGCGCTCGGCGGCGAATGGGGTGGCGCGACCATCATGGTCAACGAACTCGACCCGACCGGAAAACGCCGCGGCCTCCTGGGGTCCGTGGTGCAGATGGCCGCGCCCATAGGACTCCTGCTTGCCAACGGCGTGTTCGCGGTGGTCACCAAGCAACTCAGCGATGAACAATTTCTCAGTTGGGGCTGGCGGATACCGTTCCTGATGAGCTCCTTGCTGGTCATCATCGGGCTGTATATCCGCGCCCAGGTGAACGAATCCGCCCTGTTCGAGAAACTCGAAGCCAAGGGCGAGGAGTCACCGGCTCCCATCAAGGAACTGCTGACGCACTACAAGCGCAAGCTGCTCATCGGTTTCGGCGCACGTCTGGGTGGCGACATTTCGTTCTACGTGTTCACGCTGTTTCTGCTGTACTACGTCCCCACCAAGCTCGGCCTGCCCAAGGACGTTGCGCTGTACGGAGTGCTTGCAGGCGCTGTGGCGCAGATCATTTTCATTCCCATCGCCGGCTGGCTGTGCGACCGGCTGGGACGTCGCCCCGTCCTGATGTTCGGCGGCCTCGGTGGCGCTGCATGGACTTTCGCCTTCTTCGCCTTGATTGAAACGCGCAACCCCACGCTGATCGTGCTGGCTGCCTTCGTGGGCATGGGCTTCGTCTCCTTCATGTTCTCTCCGCTGGCGTCCTTCCTGCCGGAGCTGTTCGCCACGCGGGTTCGCGTGACGGGAGCCTCGCTCGGCTTCCAGTTCGCGGGCGTGTTCGGTGGTGCGTTGGCCCCGATCATCTGCACCAGCCTGCTGGCCGCCTACTCCTCGACCTTCCCGGTGGCAATCTACTGCGCGGTGGCCTGTGCCCTGATTGCAGTGGCTGCCTGGAGCGCCCGAGAAACAGCCCGGGCCCACCTGAACGAGATCGACTCCCGCTGA
- a CDS encoding DUF3830 family protein, whose amino-acid sequence MSKLRITAAGYQFIAEFNPDAPRTVAAFRKLLPYRERIIHVRWSGEGCWIPLGDFDLGVGYENATSHPAPGEIIFYPGGLSETEVLLAYGGCDFSSKVGQLAGNHFLTIIEGKENLRALGTKVLWEGAQEILFEEL is encoded by the coding sequence ATGAGTAAATTACGCATCACCGCCGCCGGATACCAGTTCATTGCCGAATTCAATCCCGACGCACCACGCACGGTCGCGGCATTCCGCAAGTTGCTGCCCTATCGCGAGCGGATCATTCATGTTCGCTGGAGCGGCGAAGGCTGCTGGATACCCCTGGGCGACTTCGACCTGGGAGTCGGGTACGAAAACGCCACGAGCCACCCGGCGCCGGGAGAGATCATCTTCTACCCAGGGGGCTTGAGCGAAACGGAAGTCTTGCTGGCCTACGGCGGCTGCGACTTCTCCAGCAAGGTCGGCCAGCTTGCCGGCAATCACTTCCTGACCATCATCGAAGGCAAGGAAAACCTGCGCGCGCTGGGGACCAAAGTGCTGTGGGAGGGCGCCCAGGAAATCCTCTTCGAAGAGCTGTAA
- a CDS encoding choice-of-anchor U domain-containing protein has product MSVLGTALAQDLPSKASLSAVERKMDMRLVAQARSAARSRGVVEPVFVVIQARITPELLSALRAQGATGIKPVPRFDSVSAIVPPAALSAIAARPDVRSVGSRPERTTNRHQPSPAEQKARMARFEQALRLKVGGVTWEGVTAHKADMAHAGGFKGAGVKVCVLSDGIQSLASRVAAGTLPAVDVLPGQSGPATGDEGTAMLEIVHDMAPDAALGFATAYDTPADFAQNILDLRAAHCDVIVDDITYFNEPAFQDGPIAQAVNEVVADGALYFSSAANSNNLTHGQSGTFEGDFVPSSDPPPAAVITYMGSTDVQALAFPSGKNYTTLTEATYYVSLKWSDPQGQSGNDYDVVVTNSSGSSLLGVSASPQSGLQDPYEFAERSNGSAFPSGARVYVIKYSGNARAIRLDTHRGVISATDGTAGSAFGHNAAGSAISVGSVDLSLAAGVPFTGGTANPVQVYSSDGPRRMFYKPDGTAITPGNVLFASNGGSTLPKVDMAAGDCGQTTVSPDFLVFCGTSAAAPTAAAIAALIKSANPTADKAAVLAAMRASALDIEAPGDDRDAGMGLVMVPLPLTAVLSGVALPAAAGSVACTPVNLGGNGSCTATANTGWRFKDFAAGCTRTSGADASTCEIDTLMADATVTARFEPYFSGSTQIGTGMGGTGKATFTGGGAHCGFDTGVTGFEAAPSNLPAGLALPQGMFRFKLVHCDAGSTVSVRVTWPQPVTGYTQWGFASAQDLGSGQRSFFTPSWQVDPLDPNTAILTVTDGALGDDDWAQNGEIVDPSGPALRTAVPPETLLPPAPVPVLAPWALMLLSVALAGLAAAGTRRFRAN; this is encoded by the coding sequence ATGAGCGTCCTTGGCACGGCACTGGCCCAGGACCTGCCGAGCAAAGCTAGTTTGAGCGCTGTCGAGCGCAAGATGGATATGCGCCTGGTGGCGCAGGCGCGCTCGGCCGCCAGGAGCCGTGGCGTGGTGGAGCCGGTCTTTGTGGTCATCCAGGCCAGGATCACTCCGGAGCTGTTGAGTGCTTTGAGAGCGCAAGGCGCTACCGGCATCAAGCCGGTGCCCCGCTTTGACTCGGTCTCGGCCATCGTGCCGCCCGCTGCTCTGTCCGCCATTGCCGCACGCCCCGATGTGCGCAGCGTGGGCTCCAGGCCTGAGCGGACGACCAATCGTCACCAGCCATCACCGGCCGAGCAGAAAGCGCGCATGGCTCGGTTCGAGCAGGCCCTTCGCCTCAAGGTGGGTGGCGTGACCTGGGAGGGCGTGACCGCGCACAAGGCCGACATGGCGCATGCGGGCGGTTTCAAGGGGGCGGGCGTCAAGGTCTGTGTCCTTTCGGACGGCATCCAGTCGCTGGCTTCGCGCGTGGCAGCGGGCACTCTGCCGGCAGTGGATGTCCTGCCAGGACAGTCCGGCCCCGCCACAGGCGACGAGGGCACGGCCATGTTGGAGATCGTGCACGACATGGCGCCCGATGCCGCGCTGGGTTTCGCCACGGCCTATGACACGCCTGCCGATTTCGCTCAGAACATTCTTGATCTGCGCGCCGCCCACTGTGACGTCATCGTTGACGACATCACGTACTTCAACGAACCGGCATTCCAGGATGGGCCCATTGCCCAGGCTGTCAACGAGGTGGTGGCCGATGGCGCGCTGTACTTCTCGTCGGCGGCCAACTCGAACAATCTGACGCATGGCCAATCGGGTACCTTCGAGGGCGATTTTGTGCCCAGCAGCGATCCCCCGCCCGCAGCTGTCATCACATACATGGGGAGCACTGACGTTCAGGCGCTTGCCTTTCCAAGTGGCAAGAACTACACCACGCTGACCGAGGCCACCTACTACGTGAGCCTGAAATGGAGCGACCCGCAGGGCCAGTCCGGCAATGATTACGATGTGGTGGTGACAAACTCCAGTGGCTCCAGCCTGCTTGGTGTCTCCGCTAGCCCTCAATCCGGCTTGCAAGACCCTTATGAATTTGCCGAGCGCAGCAATGGGAGTGCGTTCCCGTCCGGAGCACGCGTCTATGTCATCAAGTACAGCGGCAACGCGCGAGCCATCCGCCTGGACACCCACCGTGGCGTCATCTCGGCGACGGACGGCACGGCGGGTAGTGCCTTTGGCCACAACGCGGCAGGCAGTGCCATCAGCGTAGGATCGGTGGACCTGAGCCTGGCTGCAGGCGTGCCCTTCACCGGTGGCACGGCCAACCCGGTGCAGGTCTACAGCTCGGACGGGCCGCGCAGGATGTTCTACAAGCCCGATGGGACGGCCATCACTCCGGGCAACGTGCTGTTCGCGAGCAACGGCGGCAGCACGCTGCCCAAGGTGGACATGGCGGCAGGGGACTGCGGCCAGACCACGGTGTCTCCGGATTTTCTGGTGTTCTGTGGCACGTCGGCCGCTGCGCCCACGGCTGCGGCCATTGCTGCTCTGATCAAAAGCGCCAACCCCACGGCCGACAAGGCTGCCGTGCTGGCAGCCATGCGTGCCAGCGCGCTGGACATTGAGGCACCAGGCGACGACCGCGACGCAGGCATGGGCCTGGTCATGGTGCCATTGCCACTGACGGCGGTGCTCAGTGGCGTGGCCTTGCCCGCTGCCGCGGGCAGCGTAGCGTGCACGCCCGTCAATCTGGGAGGCAACGGCAGTTGCACGGCTACGGCCAACACTGGCTGGCGCTTCAAGGACTTTGCGGCCGGTTGCACTCGGACCAGTGGCGCAGATGCCTCGACCTGCGAGATCGACACGCTGATGGCCGACGCCACGGTCACCGCACGCTTCGAACCCTATTTCAGCGGCTCAACGCAGATCGGCACAGGGATGGGCGGTACTGGCAAGGCCACTTTCACCGGAGGCGGAGCCCACTGCGGTTTTGACACCGGCGTCACGGGCTTTGAAGCCGCGCCTTCCAACCTTCCGGCCGGGCTCGCGTTGCCCCAGGGCATGTTCCGGTTCAAGCTGGTCCATTGCGACGCGGGAAGCACGGTGAGCGTGCGCGTGACGTGGCCGCAGCCAGTGACCGGTTACACGCAATGGGGTTTTGCCAGCGCGCAGGACCTGGGCAGTGGCCAGCGCAGTTTCTTCACGCCAAGCTGGCAGGTTGACCCGCTGGATCCAAACACCGCCATTCTGACGGTGACCGACGGAGCCTTGGGCGATGACGACTGGGCGCAGAACGGTGAGATCGTGGACCCCAGCGGCCCGGCGTTACGGACCGCAGTACCGCCCGAAACGCTCCTCCCGCCAGCTCCCGTCCCTGTCCTGGCTCCATGGGCGCTGATGCTGCTCTCCGTTGCACTGGCCGGCCTTGCTGCAGCGGGCACGCGCCGTTTTCGCGCGAACTGA
- a CDS encoding thiolase family protein, with product MKAVIAAYARSPFHFARKGRLAAVRPDTLAAQVVRGLLQRTDLDPALLEDVILGCAYPEAAQGNNLARIVGLLAGLPETVGGMTVNRFCGSSMQAVHIAAAQIESGMGDAFLCVGVESMTMVPQGGFNFSPHPELLAGSDAYISMGETAENVARRWNVSRADQELLALQSHQKAAAAREQGRLAEEIVPIRLPDGEWVEADGCIRPGTTLETLAGLKPAFRADGVVTAGTSSPLTDGAAAVLVTSDDFAARHGLAALARIRGFATVGVDPAIMGIGPIPATRKALARAGLDVADLDVVEINEAFSSQALACIRDLGLDMATVNIDGGGLAIGHPLGATGARITGKAAALLARQQGRYALATQCIGGGQGIATVLERV from the coding sequence ATGAAAGCCGTCATCGCCGCCTACGCGCGCTCACCATTCCATTTCGCCCGCAAGGGTCGGCTGGCCGCCGTTCGGCCCGACACACTGGCCGCCCAGGTGGTGCGAGGCCTGCTGCAGCGCACGGACCTGGATCCGGCGCTGCTGGAGGACGTGATCCTCGGCTGCGCCTACCCGGAGGCCGCCCAGGGCAACAACCTAGCACGCATCGTCGGCCTGCTCGCGGGCTTGCCCGAGACCGTGGGCGGGATGACGGTGAACCGCTTCTGCGGCTCATCGATGCAGGCGGTGCACATCGCGGCAGCGCAGATCGAGTCAGGCATGGGCGACGCGTTCCTCTGTGTCGGCGTGGAGTCGATGACGATGGTGCCGCAGGGCGGCTTCAACTTCTCGCCTCATCCGGAGTTGCTGGCTGGGAGCGATGCCTATATTTCCATGGGCGAGACGGCCGAGAACGTGGCGCGGCGGTGGAATGTGAGCCGTGCCGACCAGGAGTTGCTTGCATTGCAATCCCACCAGAAGGCCGCTGCGGCCCGTGAGCAGGGGCGCCTGGCGGAGGAGATCGTTCCGATCCGCTTGCCGGATGGCGAGTGGGTGGAGGCAGACGGCTGCATCCGGCCCGGCACCACGCTGGAGACGCTTGCGGGACTCAAGCCCGCTTTCCGGGCCGATGGCGTGGTCACGGCAGGCACCTCGTCGCCCTTGACCGATGGTGCCGCAGCGGTGTTGGTCACCAGCGATGATTTTGCCGCGCGCCATGGCCTGGCGGCGCTCGCGCGCATCCGCGGCTTCGCGACCGTGGGGGTGGATCCGGCCATCATGGGCATAGGCCCCATTCCCGCCACGCGCAAGGCGCTGGCGCGCGCCGGCCTCGATGTGGCCGATCTGGACGTGGTGGAGATCAATGAGGCTTTCTCATCGCAGGCCCTGGCCTGCATCCGCGATCTGGGCCTGGACATGGCGACGGTCAACATCGACGGCGGCGGCCTTGCCATCGGCCACCCGCTGGGCGCAACCGGCGCACGCATCACCGGTAAGGCCGCGGCGTTGCTGGCAAGGCAGCAGGGGCGTTATGCGCTGGCTACCCAGTGCATAGGCGGCGGGCAGGGTATTGCGACGGTGCTGGAGAGGGTGTGA
- a CDS encoding SDR family NAD(P)-dependent oxidoreductase — translation MTQASHPGTALVTGASSGIGALYADRLARQGYDLVLVARNRERLTTLARDISTRTGRAVEVLAADLNDRTGLAQVEAQLRQDASITLLVNNAGIGTHTPLLQSDVEQMTRMVELNVTAPMRLAYAAVPGFVARARGAIINIASIVAIAPETLNGVYGGSKAFVLAFSQSLQKELAGTGVRVQAVLPGATATDFWAIGGLPVEHLDQSIVMRADDLVDAALLGFSRGETVTIPSLHDGQKWEAYEAARRAMAGHLSSSSVAQRYAVVH, via the coding sequence ATGACGCAAGCATCCCACCCGGGCACCGCCCTTGTCACCGGCGCTTCCAGCGGCATCGGCGCACTGTATGCAGACCGGCTCGCGCGGCAGGGCTACGACCTCGTCCTGGTCGCCCGCAACCGCGAACGGCTGACCACGCTGGCCCGCGATATCAGTACCCGCACCGGCCGCGCGGTGGAGGTGCTCGCCGCCGACCTGAACGACCGAACCGGGCTTGCACAGGTGGAGGCGCAGCTGCGCCAGGATGCCAGCATCACCTTGCTGGTCAACAATGCCGGCATTGGCACGCACACGCCGCTTCTGCAAAGCGATGTGGAGCAGATGACCCGCATGGTCGAACTGAACGTCACCGCGCCGATGAGGCTGGCCTACGCCGCAGTGCCGGGCTTCGTGGCACGGGCGCGGGGCGCGATCATCAACATCGCCTCGATCGTGGCCATTGCGCCGGAAACACTCAACGGCGTCTATGGCGGCAGCAAGGCCTTCGTGCTGGCGTTCAGCCAATCCCTGCAGAAGGAGCTGGCCGGCACGGGCGTGCGGGTGCAGGCCGTGTTGCCCGGTGCGACCGCCACCGACTTCTGGGCGATCGGGGGCCTGCCCGTCGAGCACCTGGACCAGAGCATCGTCATGCGTGCCGACGATCTGGTCGATGCAGCGCTCTTGGGCTTTTCACGCGGAGAGACGGTCACCATCCCGTCGCTGCACGATGGGCAGAAATGGGAGGCCTATGAGGCCGCGCGCCGTGCCATGGCCGGGCACCTGTCCAGCAGCTCCGTCGCGCAACGTTACGCGGTGGTGCACTGA
- a CDS encoding GlxA family transcriptional regulator: MHRIGYVLPDGFQVMGLGTQAVFEFANLVAGKPFYAMENYALQGKARASTGLTLQTRALTARSRADTWLVVGVISPLSMPVAPELPRLLGKAAVHARRVAGLCTGAFVLAEAGLLGGRRATTHWYWADTLQQRYPEAQVEADRIYIADGPVWTSAGMTAELDLALALVEKDLGADIARSVAHHLVMHQRRSGGQSQHSEMLRLAPKSDRIQQALDHARRNLSQPLSVEDLAGAASLSPRQFSRVFTAETGQSPAKAVEGLRLEAARLMIESSRHPLEVVARETGFRDRRHLREAFLRGFGMPPQAVRREARDTLGVAG, from the coding sequence ATGCACCGAATCGGCTACGTATTGCCTGACGGCTTTCAGGTCATGGGCCTCGGAACCCAGGCCGTCTTCGAGTTCGCCAACCTGGTCGCTGGCAAGCCCTTCTACGCCATGGAGAACTACGCCCTGCAGGGCAAGGCGCGCGCCTCGACCGGGCTGACGCTCCAGACCCGTGCCCTGACGGCACGCAGCCGCGCCGATACCTGGCTGGTCGTTGGCGTCATCTCGCCGCTGTCGATGCCCGTGGCACCCGAACTGCCCCGGCTTCTGGGCAAGGCGGCGGTGCACGCACGGCGCGTCGCGGGGCTTTGCACCGGCGCCTTCGTGCTGGCAGAGGCCGGCCTGCTTGGCGGACGGCGGGCCACCACGCACTGGTACTGGGCAGACACGCTGCAGCAGCGCTATCCCGAGGCCCAGGTCGAAGCCGATCGCATCTACATCGCCGACGGACCCGTGTGGACTTCCGCAGGCATGACCGCAGAACTGGATCTGGCGCTGGCGTTGGTGGAAAAGGACCTCGGTGCCGACATTGCACGCTCCGTGGCACACCATCTGGTCATGCACCAGCGACGCTCGGGCGGGCAATCGCAGCACTCCGAGATGCTCAGGCTCGCGCCCAAGTCCGATCGCATCCAGCAGGCACTGGACCATGCGCGGCGCAATCTCTCGCAGCCTTTGAGCGTGGAGGACCTGGCCGGGGCTGCCAGCCTGAGCCCGCGCCAGTTCAGCCGGGTGTTCACGGCCGAGACCGGCCAGTCGCCAGCCAAGGCCGTGGAAGGGTTGCGGCTTGAGGCTGCGCGGTTGATGATCGAGAGCAGCCGGCATCCGCTGGAGGTCGTGGCGCGGGAAACGGGCTTCCGGGACCGACGCCATCTGCGCGAGGCCTTCCTGCGCGGCTTCGGAATGCCGCCCCAGGCCGTTCGACGCGAAGCACGCGATACGTTAGGAGTCGCAGGCTGA
- a CDS encoding 2OG-Fe(II) oxygenase: MNAFDMALDHRDWDDIRLQLDAEGYALLPGLLGEGLARELAQRALGSTPWRGALGASDLLYFDTGLPALLEQLRDALYRRLAVIANDWSETLGSARRYPPALVDFLELNRDAGQTRAQSHLSWLGAGDHVLLHQRDEGEQVFPMQVVAVLSEPGVDFQGGEFVMTEQRPRMQSRPMVLPLGLGDVAVIATSVRPFLGASGHYRVNLKHAISRVHEGERIGLELSFHDAPDMLGGAVRGQ; encoded by the coding sequence ATGAACGCTTTCGACATGGCGCTCGATCACCGGGATTGGGACGATATCCGGCTGCAACTCGACGCCGAGGGCTATGCCCTGCTGCCTGGCCTGCTGGGCGAGGGGCTGGCACGTGAACTGGCACAGCGTGCCTTGGGGTCGACTCCCTGGCGAGGGGCCTTGGGTGCGAGTGACCTGCTGTACTTCGATACGGGGCTTCCGGCCTTGCTTGAGCAGTTGCGCGATGCCCTCTACCGTCGCCTCGCGGTCATTGCCAATGACTGGAGCGAAACTCTGGGGAGTGCCCGGCGCTATCCGCCTGCGTTGGTGGATTTTCTGGAACTCAATCGCGACGCAGGCCAGACAAGGGCACAGTCGCATCTGAGCTGGCTCGGCGCCGGGGATCATGTGTTGCTACACCAGCGCGACGAGGGTGAGCAGGTGTTTCCCATGCAGGTTGTGGCGGTGCTCTCCGAGCCGGGTGTCGATTTCCAGGGGGGCGAGTTCGTGATGACGGAGCAGCGTCCGCGCATGCAATCGCGCCCGATGGTGCTGCCCCTGGGGCTCGGCGACGTGGCCGTCATTGCGACGTCGGTGCGCCCCTTCCTGGGGGCGAGCGGCCACTACCGCGTCAACCTGAAACATGCCATCAGCCGTGTCCACGAGGGCGAACGCATCGGACTGGAACTGTCGTTCCACGATGCTCCGGACATGCTGGGCGGGGCAGTCCGGGGCCAGTGA
- a CDS encoding methylated-DNA--[protein]-cysteine S-methyltransferase, with protein MKTSSFSHTGPLFKYHFRTPGSEAEGPVRFAIGRTMLGQLVIGRSGRGVCALFLGDDERALHEQLAAAFPAHELRADQAALERELSQIVAFIDGEAPEGAAGVDLDIGGTAFEQKVWQALCRIPAGMTRSYGEIARDIGMPDAARVVAGACAANVLAVAIPCHRVVRGDGSISGYRWGVGRKRELLLNEAMAAPVLAA; from the coding sequence ATGAAGACATCTTCCTTTTCCCACACAGGTCCCCTGTTCAAGTACCACTTCCGTACCCCAGGGAGCGAGGCGGAGGGCCCCGTCCGCTTCGCCATCGGCCGCACGATGCTCGGCCAGCTTGTGATCGGCCGCAGCGGGCGCGGTGTCTGCGCACTCTTCCTTGGCGATGATGAACGGGCGCTGCATGAACAGCTCGCGGCGGCATTCCCGGCCCATGAACTGCGGGCCGATCAGGCAGCGCTGGAACGCGAACTGAGCCAGATCGTTGCCTTCATCGACGGAGAGGCACCCGAGGGTGCTGCCGGTGTCGATCTCGATATCGGAGGTACGGCGTTCGAGCAGAAGGTCTGGCAGGCGCTGTGCCGTATTCCGGCAGGCATGACCCGCAGCTACGGCGAGATAGCGCGTGATATCGGCATGCCCGACGCCGCACGTGTGGTGGCTGGAGCCTGCGCTGCCAATGTCCTGGCCGTTGCCATTCCTTGCCACCGCGTGGTGCGCGGTGACGGCTCGATTTCCGGCTATCGCTGGGGCGTCGGGCGCAAGCGGGAGCTGCTGCTCAATGAAGCCATGGCGGCGCCGGTGCTGGCTGCGTGA
- a CDS encoding nucleotidyltransferase domain-containing protein: protein MDEFSDLDLVIAVEPDSTAAVMGERHQIAAGLGPLVASFTGEHVGEPRVLICLYRAEDGNAPLHVDLKFVALPDIANRVDEPVVLWERGGRVSDTLRTRDACYPMPNLQWIEDRFWVWLHYATLKIGRGELFEAVDFLGFLRIQVLGPLMLMEAGVQPAGVRRVETAVAPSRVVQLQATVATYDRSSSISCLYDAAKLYRSLRDSLGTDRLKVNEAAEGTAMEYLAAIAARLRPSRLGSGTASS from the coding sequence ATGGACGAATTCAGCGACCTGGATCTGGTCATCGCTGTGGAGCCTGACTCCACGGCGGCGGTGATGGGCGAACGGCACCAGATCGCAGCCGGTTTGGGGCCGCTGGTGGCTTCGTTCACCGGGGAGCATGTCGGTGAGCCACGCGTGCTTATCTGCCTGTACCGCGCAGAAGACGGCAATGCGCCACTGCACGTCGATCTCAAGTTCGTTGCCTTGCCTGACATCGCGAATCGTGTGGACGAACCCGTTGTGCTGTGGGAACGTGGCGGCAGGGTCAGCGACACGCTGCGGACCAGGGATGCCTGCTATCCCATGCCCAATTTGCAATGGATCGAGGATCGCTTCTGGGTATGGCTGCATTACGCGACGCTCAAGATCGGCCGCGGCGAGTTGTTCGAGGCCGTGGACTTTCTCGGCTTTCTGCGCATCCAGGTGCTGGGCCCGCTGATGCTCATGGAGGCGGGAGTTCAGCCCGCGGGCGTACGCCGCGTGGAAACGGCCGTAGCACCCTCCCGCGTCGTCCAGCTTCAGGCCACAGTGGCGACATACGACCGCTCCTCGAGCATCAGTTGCCTGTATGACGCGGCCAAGCTCTACAGATCTCTTCGGGACTCCCTCGGTACCGACCGCCTCAAAGTGAACGAGGCCGCGGAAGGCACAGCCATGGAATACCTCGCAGCGATTGCTGCGCGCCTGCGGCCATCCAGGCTCGGATCCGGGACTGCAAGTTCCTGA